One window of the Mycobacterium xenopi genome contains the following:
- a CDS encoding GlxA family transcriptional regulator encodes MSRSVVVLGSPGIQALDVVGPFEVFAAASTCLAAQGRDGYQPVLACIDGQPVATPMGLTFATARLPDPHQPVDTVVLPGGRGVHAARENPQLIAWIRDVAHSARRVVSVCTGAFLAAQAGLLDGCTATTHWAYADQLRREFPSITVDPEPIFVRSSATAWTAAGVTAGIDLALSLVEDDHGTDVAQTVARWLVLYLRRPGGQTQFAAPVWMPRAKREPIRRVQEAIESEPGAAHSITELARRAGMSPRHFTRLFTDEVGESPGAYVERIRIEAARRQLEETDDTVVAIAARCGFGTSESMRRNFVRRVGISPDQYRKTFA; translated from the coding sequence ATGTCGCGATCGGTGGTTGTCCTCGGCTCCCCCGGCATCCAGGCACTGGATGTGGTGGGGCCGTTCGAGGTGTTCGCCGCGGCCTCCACATGCCTTGCCGCGCAGGGCCGCGACGGCTACCAGCCGGTGCTGGCATGCATCGACGGGCAACCGGTGGCGACCCCGATGGGCCTGACCTTCGCCACCGCCCGGCTGCCCGACCCGCATCAGCCCGTCGACACCGTGGTGCTGCCCGGCGGCCGCGGGGTCCACGCGGCGCGGGAGAACCCGCAGCTCATCGCCTGGATCCGGGACGTCGCCCACAGCGCTCGGCGCGTCGTCAGCGTCTGCACTGGCGCCTTCCTGGCCGCGCAGGCCGGGCTGCTCGACGGCTGCACCGCCACCACCCACTGGGCCTACGCCGACCAGCTCCGGCGCGAGTTCCCGTCGATCACCGTCGACCCAGAGCCGATCTTCGTGCGCAGCTCGGCGACGGCGTGGACCGCCGCCGGGGTCACCGCCGGCATCGACCTTGCGCTGTCGCTGGTCGAAGACGACCACGGCACCGACGTGGCCCAGACGGTGGCCCGCTGGCTGGTGCTGTACCTGCGCCGCCCGGGCGGGCAAACCCAGTTCGCCGCCCCGGTGTGGATGCCCCGCGCCAAACGTGAACCGATCCGCCGCGTGCAGGAAGCGATCGAGTCCGAGCCCGGCGCCGCGCACAGCATCACCGAGCTGGCCCGCCGGGCTGGCATGAGCCCGCGGCATTTCACCCGCCTGTTCACCGACGAAGTCGGTGAGTCGCCCGGTGCCTACGTTGAACGCATCCGCATCGAAGCCGCGCGCCGGCAGCTCGAAGAAACCGACGACACCGTCGTGGCGATCGCTGCCCGGTGCGGCTTTGGAACCTCGGAAAGCATGCGGCGCAACTTCGTTCGGCGCGTTGGCATATCCCCCGACCAGTACCGCAAGACCTTCGCGTGA
- a CDS encoding o-succinylbenzoate synthase: MRVRFRGITTRELALIDGPEGWGEFGAFLEYGHPEAAHWLAAAIESAYQPPPPPRRDRIPINATVPAVPAAQVPEVLARFPGARTAKVKVAEPGQTLDDDVARVEAVRALIPTVRVDANGGWTVGQAVEAVKALTATGPLEYLEQPCRTVEELAELRRQVDVPVAADESIRKADDPLKVVRAHAADVAVLKVAPLGGISSLLAIAEQIDIPVVVSSALDSAVGIAAGLSAAAALPVLDHACGLGTGGLFADDVADAAVPVDGCLPVTRVTPDPARLRALAAPPSRRQWWIDRVKACYPLLALS; encoded by the coding sequence ATGCGGGTTCGCTTCCGCGGCATCACCACCCGCGAGCTTGCGCTGATCGACGGCCCGGAAGGCTGGGGGGAATTCGGCGCGTTCCTCGAATACGGGCATCCCGAGGCCGCCCACTGGCTGGCCGCCGCGATCGAATCGGCCTACCAGCCCCCACCCCCGCCACGACGCGACCGCATCCCGATCAACGCCACGGTTCCTGCCGTGCCCGCCGCGCAGGTGCCCGAGGTGCTGGCGCGCTTCCCGGGCGCGCGCACCGCCAAGGTCAAAGTGGCTGAGCCGGGGCAGACCCTCGACGACGACGTCGCCCGGGTGGAGGCCGTGCGCGCGCTGATCCCGACGGTGCGGGTCGACGCCAACGGTGGCTGGACCGTCGGGCAGGCCGTCGAGGCCGTCAAGGCGCTTACCGCGACCGGGCCGCTGGAATACCTCGAACAACCCTGCCGCACTGTCGAGGAGCTCGCCGAGCTCCGGCGCCAGGTTGACGTCCCCGTCGCCGCCGACGAAAGCATCCGCAAAGCCGACGACCCGCTCAAAGTGGTCCGCGCCCACGCCGCCGATGTGGCGGTGCTCAAAGTTGCTCCGCTGGGCGGCATTTCGTCGCTTCTGGCGATCGCCGAGCAAATCGACATCCCGGTGGTGGTTTCCAGCGCGCTGGATTCGGCGGTCGGGATCGCCGCCGGCCTCAGCGCTGCCGCCGCATTGCCGGTGTTGGATCACGCCTGCGGGCTGGGCACCGGCGGGCTGTTCGCCGACGACGTCGCCGATGCCGCCGTCCCGGTCGACGGCTGCCTGCCGGTCACCCGCGTCACACCGGACCCAGCGCGGCTGCGGGCGTTGGCGGCCCCACCCTCGCGGCGGCAGTGGTGGATCGACCGGGTCAAGGCCTGCTACCCATTGCTCGCGCTGTCCTGA
- a CDS encoding amidohydrolase, translating into MAAADLVITGTVLTVDDARPTAEALAVADGRIVAVGNRSDVSGLVGRGTQTIDIGDGCVMPGFVEAHGHPLMEAVVLSDRIVDIRPVTMRDADDVVAAIRREVGKRGPAGAYLSGWDPLLQPGLPAPTLAWLDGIAPDGPLVILHNSGHKAYFNSPAARQAGLTRDTPDPKGARHGRDADGELDGTAEETGALFPLLSAAIQPGDYPAMLLAECARLNRAGLTTCSEMAFDPAFRPLVEQLRDALTVRLRTYEISNPQMRSDAKPGEGDDMLRQVGIKIWVDGSPWIGNIDLSFPYLDTAATRTIGVEPGSCGHANYTREQLTEIVDAYFPLGWPMTCHVQGDAGIDTILDVYEQALQRHPRDDHRLRLEHVGAIRNDQLQRAAELGVTCSIFVDQIHYWGDIIVDGLFGPERGSRWMPAGSAVATGMRISLHNDPPITPEEPLCNISVGVTRIAPSGRVLAPEERLTVEQAIRAQTIDAAWQLFADDVIGSLEVGKYADLVVLSADPRTVPAEDIADLDVRATFLAGRQVYGQ; encoded by the coding sequence ATGGCCGCCGCCGACCTCGTGATCACCGGCACCGTGCTGACCGTCGACGACGCGCGGCCCACCGCCGAAGCGCTGGCCGTGGCCGACGGCCGCATCGTCGCCGTCGGCAACCGATCCGACGTCAGCGGGCTCGTTGGCCGGGGCACCCAGACCATCGACATCGGCGACGGCTGTGTCATGCCGGGATTCGTTGAGGCACATGGTCACCCGTTGATGGAGGCCGTCGTGTTGTCCGACCGGATCGTCGACATCCGGCCGGTCACGATGCGCGACGCCGACGACGTCGTCGCCGCGATCCGCCGCGAAGTCGGGAAACGAGGACCGGCGGGCGCCTACCTCAGCGGCTGGGATCCGCTGCTGCAGCCCGGACTTCCAGCGCCGACGCTGGCCTGGCTCGACGGCATCGCGCCGGACGGCCCGCTGGTGATCCTGCACAACTCGGGCCACAAGGCGTATTTCAACTCGCCGGCCGCCCGCCAAGCCGGCCTGACCCGCGACACCCCCGACCCCAAGGGCGCCCGCCACGGCCGCGACGCCGACGGTGAACTCGACGGCACCGCCGAGGAGACCGGCGCGTTGTTCCCGCTGCTGAGCGCCGCGATTCAGCCCGGCGACTACCCGGCCATGCTGCTCGCCGAGTGCGCCCGGCTCAACCGCGCGGGGCTCACCACCTGCTCGGAGATGGCCTTCGACCCGGCGTTTCGGCCGCTGGTCGAGCAGCTGCGCGACGCGCTGACCGTGCGGCTGCGCACCTACGAGATCTCCAACCCGCAGATGCGCAGCGACGCCAAACCCGGCGAGGGCGACGACATGCTGCGCCAGGTCGGCATCAAGATCTGGGTGGACGGGTCGCCGTGGATCGGCAACATCGATCTGTCGTTTCCGTACCTCGACACCGCCGCCACCCGCACCATCGGAGTCGAGCCCGGTTCTTGCGGGCACGCCAACTACACCCGCGAGCAGCTGACCGAAATCGTCGACGCCTACTTTCCGCTGGGCTGGCCGATGACCTGCCACGTGCAGGGCGATGCCGGCATCGACACCATCCTCGACGTCTACGAACAAGCGCTGCAACGTCATCCGCGCGACGACCATCGGCTGCGGCTCGAACACGTTGGTGCCATCCGCAACGACCAACTCCAACGGGCCGCTGAGCTCGGCGTCACCTGCAGCATCTTCGTCGACCAGATCCACTACTGGGGCGACATCATCGTCGACGGGCTGTTTGGTCCGGAACGCGGATCCCGTTGGATGCCAGCAGGTTCCGCGGTTGCCACCGGCATGCGGATCTCCCTGCACAACGATCCGCCGATCACACCCGAGGAGCCGCTGTGCAACATCAGCGTGGGCGTCACCAGGATCGCGCCCAGCGGCCGGGTGCTGGCACCCGAGGAGCGGTTGACCGTCGAGCAGGCCATCCGCGCGCAGACCATCGACGCTGCCTGGCAGCTGTTCGCCGACGACGTGATCGGCTCGTTGGAGGTCGGCAAGTACGCGGATCTGGTTGTGCTGTCGGCGGATCCGCGCACGGTGCCAGCCGAAGACATTGCCGACCTCGACGTGCGTGCAACGTTTTTGGCGGGCCGGCAGGTGTACGGCCAGTGA
- a CDS encoding YciI family protein has translation MRYMMIMRSSAEAQEAAKNVPFDEILTAMGRYNESLIEAGVLLAGEGLAGPEEGFVVDFSAQPPAVRDEPYPGELFNGFWIIEVSSKEEAQRWATRCPVGPGVTLEVRRVPETEEFPQDNEYVQKEIQWRAAANK, from the coding sequence ATGCGCTACATGATGATCATGCGGTCCAGCGCCGAAGCGCAGGAAGCCGCCAAAAACGTCCCGTTCGACGAGATCCTGACGGCGATGGGCCGCTACAACGAGTCGCTGATCGAAGCCGGGGTGCTGCTGGCCGGTGAGGGGCTGGCCGGACCGGAGGAAGGCTTCGTCGTCGACTTCAGCGCGCAGCCGCCGGCCGTGCGCGACGAGCCGTATCCCGGTGAGCTGTTCAACGGGTTCTGGATCATCGAGGTCTCGTCGAAAGAAGAAGCGCAGCGGTGGGCGACACGCTGTCCGGTTGGGCCGGGGGTGACGCTGGAGGTGCGCCGCGTGCCCGAGACCGAGGAGTTTCCGCAGGACAACGAGTACGTCCAGAAGGAAATCCAGTGGCGAGCCGCCGCCAACAAGTAG
- the fadD8 gene encoding fatty-acid--CoA ligase FadD8: MSDELLRNPTHNGHLLVGALKRHRDKPVLFLGDTTLTGGQMADKISQYIQAFEALGAGTGAAVGLLSLNRPEVLIIIGAGQTQGYRRTALHPLGSLDDHAYVLADAGISSLIIDPTPMFVERALGLLERVDSLKQILTIGPVPDALKHVAVDLSAEAEKYQPQPLVAVDLPPDHIIGLTYTGGTTGKPKGVIGTAQCISTMTMIQLAEWEWPEQPRFLMITPLSHAGAAYFLPTLVKGGQMYVLPRFDPAEVLKTIEEKRITATFVVPSMLYALMDHPDSHTRDLSSLETVYYGASAINPVRLAEAIRRFGPIFAQNYGQSEAPMAITYLGKKDHDEKRLTSCGRPTLFARVALLDFDGKPVPQGEVGEICVSGPLLAGGYWNLPDATAETFRDGWLHTGDMAREDEDGFYYIVDRVKDMIVTGGFNVFPREVEDVVAEHPAVAQVCVVGAPDEKWGEAVTAVVVLRPDAPRDDAAIATMTAEIQAAVKERKGSVQSPKRVVVVDSLPVTALGKPDKKAVRAQFWQGAERAVG, encoded by the coding sequence ATGAGTGACGAGCTGCTGCGCAACCCCACCCACAACGGGCATCTGCTGGTCGGCGCGCTCAAGCGCCACCGAGACAAGCCGGTGCTGTTCCTCGGCGACACCACGCTGACCGGCGGCCAGATGGCCGACAAGATCAGCCAGTACATCCAGGCGTTCGAGGCGCTGGGGGCCGGTACCGGCGCCGCGGTCGGGCTACTGTCGCTGAACCGGCCGGAGGTGCTCATCATCATCGGCGCCGGGCAAACCCAGGGCTATCGGCGCACCGCCCTGCACCCGCTCGGCTCGCTCGACGACCATGCCTACGTGCTGGCCGACGCGGGAATCAGCTCGCTGATCATCGACCCCACCCCGATGTTCGTCGAGCGGGCGCTGGGGCTGCTGGAGCGGGTCGACTCGCTCAAGCAGATCCTCACCATCGGCCCGGTGCCGGATGCGTTGAAGCACGTGGCCGTCGACCTGTCCGCCGAGGCCGAGAAGTACCAGCCACAGCCGCTGGTGGCCGTCGACCTGCCCCCGGATCACATCATCGGGCTGACCTACACCGGCGGCACCACCGGCAAGCCCAAGGGCGTCATCGGCACCGCGCAGTGCATCAGCACCATGACCATGATCCAGCTCGCGGAATGGGAATGGCCCGAGCAGCCGCGGTTCTTGATGATCACCCCGTTGTCGCACGCGGGGGCGGCGTACTTCCTGCCGACGCTGGTCAAGGGCGGCCAAATGTACGTGCTGCCCAGGTTCGATCCCGCCGAGGTCCTGAAAACCATTGAGGAAAAACGGATTACGGCGACATTCGTGGTGCCGTCGATGCTGTACGCGCTGATGGACCACCCTGATTCGCATACCCGCGACCTGTCGTCGCTGGAGACCGTCTACTACGGGGCTTCGGCGATCAACCCGGTGCGGCTGGCCGAGGCGATCCGCCGGTTCGGGCCGATCTTCGCCCAGAACTACGGGCAGTCCGAGGCCCCGATGGCGATCACCTACCTCGGGAAGAAGGACCACGACGAAAAGCGGCTGACGTCGTGCGGTCGCCCGACCTTGTTTGCGCGGGTCGCGCTGCTGGATTTCGACGGCAAGCCGGTGCCGCAGGGCGAAGTCGGCGAAATCTGTGTCAGCGGACCGCTTCTGGCGGGCGGCTACTGGAACCTGCCCGACGCCACCGCCGAAACGTTCCGCGACGGCTGGCTGCACACCGGCGACATGGCTCGCGAGGACGAGGACGGGTTTTACTACATCGTCGACCGGGTCAAGGACATGATCGTCACCGGCGGGTTCAACGTGTTCCCCCGGGAGGTCGAAGACGTCGTCGCCGAACACCCGGCGGTCGCGCAGGTGTGCGTGGTCGGGGCACCGGACGAAAAGTGGGGCGAGGCCGTCACCGCGGTGGTGGTGCTGCGCCCCGACGCACCCCGCGACGACGCCGCGATCGCGACGATGACCGCCGAGATCCAGGCCGCGGTCAAGGAACGCAAGGGCTCGGTGCAGTCGCCCAAGCGGGTCGTCGTCGTCGACTCGCTGCCGGTCACGGCGTTGGGCAAACCGGACAAGAAAGCGGTGCGCGCGCAGTTTTGGCAAGGCGCCGAGCGGGCCGTCGGCTAG
- a CDS encoding nitroreductase family deazaflavin-dependent oxidoreductase produces the protein MPASDRIRPPWWLKPMNKVFIQMSRLGLRFGGEGPVVLTVRGRTSGRPRSTPVTPMTVDGQEYVVAGFPGADWVENARAAAEAKMTRGRRRQRVRMVELSADEARPLLREWPNQVPTGVGFMKRAGLVTDGRPEEFEALAGRCAVFRVEPLEVEQP, from the coding sequence ATGCCCGCAAGCGATCGCATCCGGCCACCGTGGTGGCTCAAACCGATGAACAAGGTCTTCATCCAGATGTCGCGGCTGGGCCTGCGATTCGGCGGCGAAGGCCCGGTCGTGCTGACGGTTCGCGGCCGCACATCCGGGCGGCCGCGCTCGACGCCGGTCACCCCGATGACCGTCGATGGCCAGGAGTACGTCGTGGCGGGATTTCCCGGCGCCGACTGGGTGGAGAACGCCCGAGCCGCCGCCGAGGCGAAGATGACGCGCGGGCGCCGCCGCCAGCGGGTGCGGATGGTGGAGCTGTCGGCCGACGAAGCACGCCCGCTGTTGCGCGAATGGCCCAACCAGGTGCCCACCGGGGTGGGGTTCATGAAGCGCGCCGGGCTCGTCACTGACGGGCGGCCCGAGGAATTCGAAGCGCTCGCCGGACGCTGCGCGGTGTTTCGTGTCGAACCGTTGGAAGTCGAACAGCCTTGA
- a CDS encoding 1,4-dihydroxy-2-naphthoyl-CoA synthase has product MTDNPFDPGVWRAVDGFANLTDITYHRHVTDPTVRVAFNRPEVRNAFRPHTVDELYRALDHARMSPDIGVVLLTGNGPSPKDGGWAFCSGGDQRIRGRSGYQYASGETADTIDTARAGRLHILEVQRLIRFMPKVVICLVNGWAAGGGHSLHVVCDLTLASREHARFKQTDADVGSFDGGYGSAYLARQVGQKFAREIFFLGRAYTADQMHAMGAVNAVVDHAELESVGLQWAAEINAKSPQAQRMLKFAFNLLDDGLVGQQLFAGEATRLAYMTDEAIEGRDAFLEKRKPDWSRFPRYF; this is encoded by the coding sequence TTGACCGACAACCCGTTTGATCCCGGTGTGTGGCGAGCTGTCGACGGGTTCGCCAACCTGACCGACATTACCTACCACCGTCACGTCACCGATCCCACCGTGCGGGTCGCGTTCAACCGGCCGGAGGTGCGCAACGCGTTTCGCCCGCACACCGTCGACGAGCTGTACCGGGCACTGGACCATGCCCGGATGTCACCTGACATCGGGGTGGTGCTGTTGACCGGCAACGGGCCGTCGCCGAAAGACGGCGGCTGGGCGTTTTGCTCCGGCGGCGATCAGCGCATTCGGGGCCGTAGCGGCTACCAGTACGCGTCGGGCGAGACCGCCGACACCATCGATACCGCGCGCGCTGGACGGCTGCACATCCTGGAGGTGCAGCGGCTCATCCGCTTCATGCCCAAGGTCGTCATCTGCCTGGTCAATGGCTGGGCGGCCGGCGGCGGGCACAGCCTGCATGTGGTGTGCGACCTCACCTTGGCCAGCCGCGAGCACGCCCGGTTCAAACAGACCGATGCCGACGTGGGCAGCTTCGACGGCGGTTACGGCAGCGCGTATCTGGCGCGCCAGGTGGGCCAGAAGTTCGCCCGGGAAATCTTCTTTCTGGGCCGCGCCTACACCGCCGACCAGATGCATGCGATGGGCGCGGTCAACGCGGTGGTCGACCACGCCGAGCTGGAGTCGGTCGGCCTGCAATGGGCAGCGGAGATCAACGCGAAATCTCCTCAGGCGCAACGGATGTTGAAGTTCGCGTTTAACCTGCTCGACGACGGGCTGGTCGGCCAGCAGCTGTTTGCCGGGGAGGCAACGCGTTTGGCGTACATGACCGACGAGGCCATCGAAGGCCGCGACGCCTTCCTCGAGAAGCGCAAGCCGGATTGGAGCCGGTTCCCGCGCTATTTCTGA
- a CDS encoding SDR family oxidoreductase has translation MSKSPMRRLSEAFALASMRPPIAPQLLPTRPDAKPVDLRGKRILLTGASSGIGEAAAERFGRHGATVVAVARRKELLDAVVERITDRGGSAVAIAVDLSDMDAVDALVADVEQRLGGVDILVNNAGRSIRRPLAESLERWHDVERTMVINYYSPLRLIRGIAPGMLARGDGHIINVATWGVFSEASPLFSVYNASKAALSAVSRVIETEWGTKGVHSTTLYYPLVATPMIAPTKAYDGMPALSPREAAEWMVTAARFRPIRIAPRIAVAARALDTVGPRWVTALMKRQRVQPAS, from the coding sequence ATGAGCAAAAGTCCGATGCGCCGTCTCAGCGAGGCGTTCGCGCTGGCCAGCATGCGGCCACCCATCGCGCCGCAATTGTTGCCTACCCGCCCCGACGCCAAACCGGTCGACCTGCGCGGCAAACGCATCCTGCTGACCGGGGCATCGTCGGGCATCGGCGAGGCCGCGGCCGAGCGGTTCGGCCGGCACGGCGCCACCGTGGTCGCCGTCGCGCGCCGCAAGGAGTTACTTGACGCGGTGGTCGAGCGGATCACTGACCGAGGCGGGAGCGCGGTCGCGATCGCGGTCGATCTGTCCGACATGGACGCCGTCGACGCGCTGGTCGCCGATGTCGAGCAACGCCTCGGCGGGGTCGACATTCTGGTCAACAACGCGGGCCGGTCGATCCGGCGCCCGCTGGCCGAGTCGCTGGAGCGCTGGCACGACGTCGAACGGACCATGGTGATCAACTACTATTCGCCGCTGCGACTGATCCGCGGCATCGCACCCGGAATGCTCGCCCGCGGCGACGGCCACATCATCAACGTCGCGACCTGGGGTGTATTCAGCGAAGCGTCACCGCTTTTCTCGGTGTACAACGCGTCGAAGGCCGCGCTGTCAGCGGTGAGCCGGGTCATCGAAACCGAATGGGGCACAAAGGGAGTCCATTCGACGACGCTGTACTACCCGCTGGTGGCCACACCGATGATCGCACCGACCAAGGCCTACGACGGCATGCCTGCGTTGAGCCCGCGTGAAGCTGCGGAGTGGATGGTGACCGCAGCCCGGTTCCGGCCCATTCGGATCGCGCCGCGCATCGCCGTCGCCGCCCGAGCACTCGACACCGTCGGCCCACGCTGGGTCACCGCGCTGATGAAGCGGCAGCGCGTTCAGCCCGCTTCTTAG
- a CDS encoding VOC family protein, with translation MEILASRMLFRPTDYQRSLSFYRDQIGLAIAREYGSGTVFFAGQSLLELAGYPTSERYQGPFPGALWLQVRDVRATQAELESRGVPITREARREPWGLHEMHVTDPDGITLIFVQVPGDHPLRRDTRRDPLREPEGNS, from the coding sequence ATGGAGATCCTGGCCAGCCGAATGTTGTTCCGGCCGACGGACTATCAGCGTTCGTTGAGCTTCTACCGCGACCAGATTGGCCTTGCGATCGCCCGCGAATACGGTTCGGGCACAGTGTTTTTCGCGGGCCAGTCGCTGCTGGAGTTGGCGGGCTATCCGACGTCGGAACGCTATCAGGGTCCGTTTCCCGGCGCATTGTGGCTGCAGGTGCGCGATGTCCGTGCCACCCAAGCCGAGCTGGAGAGCAGAGGTGTGCCGATCACGCGCGAGGCGCGCCGCGAGCCGTGGGGACTGCACGAAATGCATGTGACCGATCCCGACGGCATCACGCTGATCTTCGTGCAGGTACCCGGCGATCATCCGTTGCGCCGCGATACCCGCCGCGACCCGCTACGTGAACCAGAGGGGAACAGCTGA
- a CDS encoding inorganic phosphate transporter: MTLDLFLLIIVVITALAFDFTNGFHDTGNAMATSIASGALAPKAAVALSAALNLVGAFLSTAVAATIAKGLVDSHLVTLELVFAGLVGGIVWNLLTWLLGIPSSSSHALIGGIVGAMIAAVGGHGVIWSGLVSKVIIPAVVAAVLATLVGAVGTWLVYRVTRGVPEQRSEQGFRRGQIGSAALVSLAHGTNDAQKTMGVIFLALMSYGAVSKTSTLPPLWVIVCCAAAIAAGTYFGGWRIIRTMGKGLVEIKPPQGMAAESSSAAVILLSANFGYALSTTQVATGSVLGSGVGKPGAEVRWGVAGRMMTAWLITLPAAGTVGAITYGVVHAIGGYAGVTVGFALLAAISLAIWLQARKVRIDHTNVNREWEGSLTAGLDEADEPAPTRAAATLTARVASPPDDDTVPAPSAPAS; the protein is encoded by the coding sequence GTGACTCTTGACTTATTCCTGTTGATCATCGTCGTCATCACTGCACTCGCCTTCGATTTCACCAACGGATTTCACGACACCGGCAACGCCATGGCCACGTCCATCGCCAGCGGGGCGCTGGCACCCAAGGCGGCGGTCGCACTGTCCGCGGCGCTGAACCTGGTCGGTGCATTCTTGTCGACGGCCGTGGCGGCGACGATCGCCAAGGGCCTGGTCGACTCCCACCTGGTGACGTTGGAACTGGTATTCGCCGGCTTGGTCGGCGGCATCGTCTGGAACTTGCTCACCTGGCTGCTGGGCATCCCGTCCAGTTCCTCGCATGCGCTGATCGGGGGCATCGTCGGCGCCATGATCGCCGCAGTCGGCGGCCACGGGGTGATCTGGAGCGGCCTGGTGTCCAAGGTGATCATCCCGGCGGTGGTGGCCGCGGTGCTGGCCACGCTGGTCGGCGCGGTCGGCACCTGGCTGGTCTACCGCGTCACCCGCGGTGTACCGGAACAGCGCAGCGAACAGGGCTTTCGCCGCGGCCAGATCGGCTCGGCGGCGCTGGTGTCGCTCGCCCACGGCACCAACGACGCGCAGAAGACGATGGGCGTGATCTTCTTGGCGTTGATGTCCTACGGCGCGGTCAGCAAGACGTCGACCCTGCCGCCGCTCTGGGTGATCGTGTGCTGTGCAGCGGCGATCGCGGCCGGCACCTACTTCGGTGGCTGGCGAATCATCCGGACCATGGGCAAGGGACTGGTCGAGATCAAGCCCCCGCAGGGCATGGCCGCCGAGTCGTCGTCTGCGGCCGTCATTCTGTTGTCCGCCAACTTCGGCTATGCACTGTCCACCACACAGGTCGCCACCGGATCGGTGCTGGGCAGCGGGGTCGGCAAACCCGGCGCCGAGGTGCGCTGGGGCGTAGCGGGCCGGATGATGACCGCCTGGCTGATCACGCTGCCGGCGGCCGGCACCGTCGGCGCAATCACCTACGGCGTCGTGCACGCCATCGGCGGCTACGCCGGCGTGACCGTCGGCTTCGCCCTGCTCGCGGCGATCTCGCTGGCGATCTGGCTGCAGGCCCGCAAGGTGCGCATCGACCACACCAACGTCAACCGCGAGTGGGAAGGCAGCCTGACGGCCGGGCTCGACGAGGCCGACGAACCCGCACCAACGCGTGCCGCGGCGACATTGACGGCAAGGGTGGCCAGCCCACCGGACGACGACACCGTCCCCGCACCCAGCGCTCCCGCCTCATGA
- a CDS encoding DUF3349 domain-containing protein — MNRFLSSIVAWLRAGYPDGIPPTDYFPVLALLSRRLTNDEVKAVASELMQRGDFDQIDIGVAITQFTDRLPAPEDIERVRARLAAKGWPLDDVRDGEGRG; from the coding sequence GTGAACCGATTCCTCAGCTCGATTGTCGCCTGGCTGCGTGCCGGCTATCCCGACGGTATTCCCCCGACCGACTATTTCCCCGTGCTGGCCCTGCTGTCCCGGCGCCTCACCAACGACGAGGTCAAAGCCGTGGCCAGCGAGCTGATGCAGCGCGGCGATTTCGACCAGATCGACATCGGCGTGGCAATCACCCAGTTCACCGACCGGCTGCCGGCTCCCGAGGACATCGAGCGGGTGCGGGCCCGGTTGGCCGCCAAGGGCTGGCCGCTCGACGACGTCCGCGACGGTGAGGGCCGCGGATAG